In a single window of the Sander lucioperca isolate FBNREF2018 chromosome 19, SLUC_FBN_1.2, whole genome shotgun sequence genome:
- the pum2 gene encoding pumilio homolog 2 isoform X8, translating into MSVPCSILGMNDVAWQETRGGMLHANGAPETGGVRVHVGGPLATVVGAGQAGVPHLQGMDRIANPTPGTPQPPLSGRSQDDATVGYFFQRQPGEQLGSCTPSKHRWPTGDANHVDQVRAVDEMNYDFQALALESRGMGELLPAKKLWDSDELAKDGRKGMLLGEEWRDNAWGSSHHSVSQPIMVQRRPGQTFHGNGDANSVLSPRSEGGGLGVSMVEYVLSSSPGDKMDGRYRNGGYGGGDVDQDGRDTIDVQEKVSPFEEDKSPEKKVGDENDPAKANGRGLLNGMDRDCKDFNPTPGSRQASPTEAVERMGPSQTGLEMMGQHHPHVLQQHNHAQNKAPEDFHNQEAQNMGGMEQQAGVESLQFDYAGNQIQVDSSGTPLGLFDYNSQQQLFQRSNTLTVQQLTAAQQQQYALAAAQQQHLAGLAPAFVPNPYIINAGPPGTDPYTAAGLAAAATLAGPTVVPPQYYGVPWGVYPANLFQQQAASTANHSANQQASNQGPGPGQQQVMRTGNNQRPLTPGQGQQSQQESLAAAAAANPALAYAGMSGYQVLAPAAYYDQTGALVMGPGARAGLGGPVRLVQTPLLINPAAAQAAAVSASGSGNNMSGPPGNGLYRSMPQPQPQQQQQQAPPQSSGLPSSSFYGSGSVPNTSQSSSLFSHTSAAPPPQSSSLGFSSTGGSLGVGLGSALGGFGSSVSSSTSSSVSRRDSLLASSDLYKRGGSSLTPIGQPFYNSLGYSSSPSPIGLTPGHSPLTPPPSLPSSHGSSSSLHLGGLTNGSGRYISAAPGAEAKYRSAGGTSSLFNSSSQLFPPSRPRYSRSDVMPSGRSRLLEDFRNNRFPNLQLRDLPGHMVEFSQDQHGSRFIQQKLERATPAERQMVFGEILQAAYQLMTDVFGNYVIQKFFEFGSIDQKLALATRIRGHVLPLALQMYGCRVIQKALESISSDQQVISDIVRELDGHVLKCVKDQNGNHVVQKCIECVQPQALQFIIDAFQGQVFVLSTHPYGCRVIQRILEHCTQEQTLPILEELHQHSEQLGQKYQGVSLEMTPKTYYTVSRDALFKDQYGNYVIQHVLEHGRPEDKSKIVAEVRGKVLVLSQHKFASNVVEKCVIHSSRAERALLIDEVCCQKDGPHSALYTMMKDQYANYVVQRMIDMAEPAQRKIIMHKIRPHIATLRKYTYGKHILAKLEKYYMKSGSELGPIGGPPNGLM; encoded by the exons ATGAGCGTTCCATGCAGCATCCTAGGTATGAATGACGTGGCCTGGCAGGAGACGAGAGGTGGGATGCTGCATGCAAATGGCGCTCCTGAGACTGGAGGTGTCAGAGTTCATGTTGGAGGGCCCCTAGCCACAGTTGTGGGAGCTGGACAAGCTGGAGTCCCACATTTACAGGGCATGGACAGGATTGCTAACCCCACCCCAGGTACCCCGCAGCCTCCACTGAGTGGACGATCTCAGGATGATGCCACAGTTGGATACTTCTTTCAGAGGCAGCCCGGAGAGCAGCTTGGAAGTTGCACACCCAGCAAGCATCGCTGGCCAACTGGTGATGCCAATCATGTTGATCAG GTCCGTGCTGTGGATGAAATGAACTATGACTTCCAAGCTCTTGCTTTGGAGTCGAGGGGCATGGGAGAG CTTCTGCCAGCAAAAAAGCTCTGGGATTCTGATGAGCTGGCCAAGGATGGAAGGAAAGGGATGCTTCTTGGAGAGGAGTGGAGGGACAATGCATGGGGATCATCTC ATCATTCAGTGTCTCAGCCAATCATGGTGCAGCGGCGACCAGGCCAGACTTTCCATGGCAATGGTGATGCCAATTCTGTGCTTTCACCTCGCTCAGAAGGTGGAGGCCTGGGGGTGAGCATGGTGGAGTACGTCCTGAGCTCTTCTCCTGGTGACAAGATGGATGGTCGCTACAGGAATGGTGGCTAT GGTGGAGGAGATGTTGACCAAGATGGTAGAGACACGATTGATGTCCAAGAGAAAGTGTCCCCCTTTGAAGAGGACAAGAGCCCAGAGAAGAAGGTGGGAGATGAGAATGATCCTGCTAAAGCCAACGGAAGAGGTCTACTGAACGGCATGGACAGAGACTGCAAAGATTTCAA TCCAACCCCTGGAAGCCGCCAAGCTTCTCCCACTGAGGCTGTGGAGAGAATGGGTCCCAGTCAGACAGGGTTGGAGATGATGGGACAGCACCACCCACATGTCCTTCAACAACACAACCACGCCCAAAACAAGGCACCTGAGGACTTCCATAACCAGGAGGCTCAGAACATGGGAGGTATGGAGCAGCAAGCCGGTGTGGAGTCCCTTCAGTTTGACTATGCTGGGAACCAGATTCAGGTAGACTCCTCAGGGACACCACTAGGATTGTTTGACTACAACTCACAGCAGCAG TTGTTCCAGAGATCTAATACCCTGACTGTTCAACAGCTCACTGCAGCTCAGCAACAACAATATGCCCTGGCTGCAGCCCAGCAGCAGCATCTCG CTGGCCTTGCTCCTGCCTTTGTGCCAAACCCTTACATCATTAATGCTGGCCCCCCTGGAACCGATCCCTACACTGCCGCTGGGCTGGCAGCAGCAGCCACGCTTGCAG GCCCTACAGTGGTTCCACCACAGTACTATGGTGTTCCTTGGGGTGTTTACCCGGCCAACCTTTTTCAACAACAGGCTGCATCAACTGCAAATCACTCAGCTAATCAGCAAGCATCCAATCAGGGGCCAGGGCCAGGCCAACAACAG GTGATGCGCACAGGAAACAACCAGCGACCTCTTACACCTGGGCAAGGCCAACAGAGCCAGCAGGAATCgctagctgcagcagctgctgcaaacCCTGCATTGGCATACGCAGGAATGTCTG GTTATCAAGTGTTGGCCCCTGCAGCCTATTATGACCAGACTGGGGCCCTGGTGATGGGCCCTGGTGCCCGTGCTGGTCTTGGTGGGCCAGTTCGTCTAGTCCAGACCCCTCTACTCATCAACCCTGCAGCAGCACAAGCTG CTGCGGTGTCAGCATCTGGCTCCGGTAACAATATGTCTGGTCCTCCAGGCAACGGGCTGTACCGCTCCATGCCTCAACCTCaaccgcagcagcagcagcagcaggctccCCCACAGAGCAGCGGCCTGCCTTCTAGCTCATTTTACGGCTCTGGATCAGTCCCTAACACTTCTCAGAGCAGCTCCCTGTTCTCACACACCTCTGCTGCGCCGCCACCACAAAGCTCCTCCCTGGGCTTCAGCAGTACTGGCGGCTCCCTCGGCGTAGGCCTGGGCTCTGCTCTTGGAGGCTTCGGCTCTTCTG taTCCAGCTCTACCAGTAGCAGTGTATCTCGCAGGGACTCCCTGCTGGCAAGTTCTGATCTATACAAACGCGGCGGCAGCAGTTTAACTCCCATTGGCCAACCCTTTTACAACAGCCTTGGTTACTCCTCTTCACCCAGCCCCATTGGCCTCACACCAGGTCACTCTCCACTCACTCCTCCACCTTCTCTGCCCTCCTCTCATGGATCCTCTTCCAGCCTTCACCTAG GTGGCCTCACCAATGGCAGCGGGCGTTACATTTCTGCAGCGCCTGGAGCTGAGGCCAAGTACCGGAGCGCCGGAGGGACTTCCAGTCTTTTCAATTCCAGCAGCCAGCTGTTCCCTCCGTCTCGGCCCCGCTACAGTCGCTCTGATGTCATGCCGTCCGGACGCAGCCGCCTACTAGAAGACTTCAGGAACAACCGCTTCCCAAACCTCCAACTCCGGGACTTGCCGGGACACATGGTGGAGTTCTCTCAAGACCAGCATGGATCCAG ATTTATCCAGCAGAAGCTAGAGAGGGCCACTCCAGCTGAGAGACAGATGGTGTTTGGAGAGATTCTGCAAGCAGCATACCAACTGATGACTGATGTATTTGGGAACTATGTCATCCAAAAGTTCTTTGAG TTTGGAAGTATAGACCAGAAGCTGGCATTGGCAACACGTATCCGTGGACACGTCCTTCCCCTGGCTTTGCAGATGTATGGTTGCAGGGTTATTCAGAAAGCTCTGGAGTCCATTTCCTCAGACCAGCAGGTAATT AGTGACATTGTCCGTGAACTGGACGGCCATGTGTTGAAGTGTGTCAAGGACCAGAATGGCAATCACGTGGTGCAGAAGTGTATCGAGTGTGTCCAACCTCAGGCCCTACAGTTCATTATTGATGCCTTCCAAGGACAG GTGTTTGTGCTCTCCACACACCCCTATGGCTGCAGAGTTATCCAAAGGATTTTGGAGCACTGCACCCAGGAGCAGACTCTGCCCATCCTGGAGGAGCTGCATCAGCACTCTGAACAGCTGGGCCAG AAATATCAAGGCGTATCATTGGAGATGACACCCAAAACATATTATACAGTGTCCCGCGATGCACTGTTCAAG GATCAATATGGTAACTACGTCATTCAGCATGTTTTGGAGCACGGCAGACCAGAAGATAAGAGCAAGATAGTTGCAGAGGTTCGTGGAAAGGTTCTTGTCCTCAGCCAACACAAATTTGCAAG taATGTTGTGGAGAAGTGTGTGATCCACTCTTCGCGCGCAGAGAGAGCACTGCTGATAGATGAAGTGTGCTGCCAGAAAGACGGGCCCCACAGCGCTCTGTACACCATGATGAAGGACCAGTACGCCAACTATGTTGTCCAAAGAATGATTGACATGGCAGAACCTGCTCAGCGCAAAATCATCATGCACAAG ATCCGGCCTCACATTGCCACTTTACGTAAGTACACCTACGGGAAGCACATTCTGGCCAAGCTGGAGAAGTACTACATGAAGAGCGGATCTGAACTGGGTCCCATCGGTGGCCCCCCGAATGGCCTCATGTAG
- the pum2 gene encoding pumilio homolog 2 isoform X12: MSVPCSILGMNDVAWQETRGGMLHANGAPETGGVRVHVGGPLATVVGAGQAGVPHLQGMDRIANPTPGTPQPPLSGRSQDDATVGYFFQRQPGEQLGSCTPSKHRWPTGDANHVDQVRAVDEMNYDFQALALESRGMGELLPAKKLWDSDELAKDGRKGMLLGEEWRDNAWGSSPFHSDHSVSQPIMVQRRPGQTFHGNGDANSVLSPRSEGGGLGVSMVEYVLSSSPGDKMDGRYRNGGYGGGDVDQDGRDTIDVQEKVSPFEEDKSPEKKVGDENDPAKANGRGLLNGMDRDCKDFNPTPGSRQASPTEAVERMGPSQTGLEMMGQHHPHVLQQHNHAQNKAPEDFHNQEAQNMGGMEQQAGVESLQFDYAGNQIQVDSSGTPLGLFDYNSQQQLFQRSNTLTVQQLTAAQQQQYALAAAQQQHLAGLAPAFVPNPYIINAGPPGTDPYTAAGLAAAATLAGPTVVPPQYYGVPWGVYPANLFQQQAASTANHSANQQASNQGPGPGQQQVMRTGNNQRPLTPGQGQQSQQESLAAAAAANPALAYAGMSGYQVLAPAAYYDQTGALVMGPGARAGLGGPVRLVQTPLLINPAAAQAAAAVSASGSGNNMSGPPGNGLYRSMPQPQPQQQQQQAPPQSSGLPSSSFYGSGSVPNTSQSSSLFSHTSAAPPPQSSSLGFSSTGGSLGVGLGSALGGFGSSVSSSTSSSVSRRDSLLASSDLYKRGGSSLTPIGQPFYNSLGYSSSPSPIGLTPGHSPLTPPPSLPSSHGSSSSLHLGGLTNGSGRYISAAPGAEAKYRSAGGTSSLFNSSSQLFPPSRPRYSRSDVMPSGRSRLLEDFRNNRFPNLQLRDLPGHMVEFSQDQHGSRFIQQKLERATPAERQMVFGEILQAAYQLMTDVFGNYVIQKFFEFGSIDQKLALATRIRGHVLPLALQMYGCRVIQKALESISSDQQVISDIVRELDGHVLKCVKDQNGNHVVQKCIECVQPQALQFIIDAFQGQVFVLSTHPYGCRVIQRILEHCTQEQTLPILEELHQHSEQLGQDQYGNYVIQHVLEHGRPEDKSKIVAEVRGKVLVLSQHKFASNVVEKCVIHSSRAERALLIDEVCCQKDGPHSALYTMMKDQYANYVVQRMIDMAEPAQRKIIMHKIRPHIATLRKYTYGKHILAKLEKYYMKSGSELGPIGGPPNGLM, encoded by the exons ATGAGCGTTCCATGCAGCATCCTAGGTATGAATGACGTGGCCTGGCAGGAGACGAGAGGTGGGATGCTGCATGCAAATGGCGCTCCTGAGACTGGAGGTGTCAGAGTTCATGTTGGAGGGCCCCTAGCCACAGTTGTGGGAGCTGGACAAGCTGGAGTCCCACATTTACAGGGCATGGACAGGATTGCTAACCCCACCCCAGGTACCCCGCAGCCTCCACTGAGTGGACGATCTCAGGATGATGCCACAGTTGGATACTTCTTTCAGAGGCAGCCCGGAGAGCAGCTTGGAAGTTGCACACCCAGCAAGCATCGCTGGCCAACTGGTGATGCCAATCATGTTGATCAG GTCCGTGCTGTGGATGAAATGAACTATGACTTCCAAGCTCTTGCTTTGGAGTCGAGGGGCATGGGAGAG CTTCTGCCAGCAAAAAAGCTCTGGGATTCTGATGAGCTGGCCAAGGATGGAAGGAAAGGGATGCTTCTTGGAGAGGAGTGGAGGGACAATGCATGGGGATCATCTC CTTTTCATTCAGATCATTCAGTGTCTCAGCCAATCATGGTGCAGCGGCGACCAGGCCAGACTTTCCATGGCAATGGTGATGCCAATTCTGTGCTTTCACCTCGCTCAGAAGGTGGAGGCCTGGGGGTGAGCATGGTGGAGTACGTCCTGAGCTCTTCTCCTGGTGACAAGATGGATGGTCGCTACAGGAATGGTGGCTAT GGTGGAGGAGATGTTGACCAAGATGGTAGAGACACGATTGATGTCCAAGAGAAAGTGTCCCCCTTTGAAGAGGACAAGAGCCCAGAGAAGAAGGTGGGAGATGAGAATGATCCTGCTAAAGCCAACGGAAGAGGTCTACTGAACGGCATGGACAGAGACTGCAAAGATTTCAA TCCAACCCCTGGAAGCCGCCAAGCTTCTCCCACTGAGGCTGTGGAGAGAATGGGTCCCAGTCAGACAGGGTTGGAGATGATGGGACAGCACCACCCACATGTCCTTCAACAACACAACCACGCCCAAAACAAGGCACCTGAGGACTTCCATAACCAGGAGGCTCAGAACATGGGAGGTATGGAGCAGCAAGCCGGTGTGGAGTCCCTTCAGTTTGACTATGCTGGGAACCAGATTCAGGTAGACTCCTCAGGGACACCACTAGGATTGTTTGACTACAACTCACAGCAGCAG TTGTTCCAGAGATCTAATACCCTGACTGTTCAACAGCTCACTGCAGCTCAGCAACAACAATATGCCCTGGCTGCAGCCCAGCAGCAGCATCTCG CTGGCCTTGCTCCTGCCTTTGTGCCAAACCCTTACATCATTAATGCTGGCCCCCCTGGAACCGATCCCTACACTGCCGCTGGGCTGGCAGCAGCAGCCACGCTTGCAG GCCCTACAGTGGTTCCACCACAGTACTATGGTGTTCCTTGGGGTGTTTACCCGGCCAACCTTTTTCAACAACAGGCTGCATCAACTGCAAATCACTCAGCTAATCAGCAAGCATCCAATCAGGGGCCAGGGCCAGGCCAACAACAG GTGATGCGCACAGGAAACAACCAGCGACCTCTTACACCTGGGCAAGGCCAACAGAGCCAGCAGGAATCgctagctgcagcagctgctgcaaacCCTGCATTGGCATACGCAGGAATGTCTG GTTATCAAGTGTTGGCCCCTGCAGCCTATTATGACCAGACTGGGGCCCTGGTGATGGGCCCTGGTGCCCGTGCTGGTCTTGGTGGGCCAGTTCGTCTAGTCCAGACCCCTCTACTCATCAACCCTGCAGCAGCACAAGCTG CAGCTGCGGTGTCAGCATCTGGCTCCGGTAACAATATGTCTGGTCCTCCAGGCAACGGGCTGTACCGCTCCATGCCTCAACCTCaaccgcagcagcagcagcagcaggctccCCCACAGAGCAGCGGCCTGCCTTCTAGCTCATTTTACGGCTCTGGATCAGTCCCTAACACTTCTCAGAGCAGCTCCCTGTTCTCACACACCTCTGCTGCGCCGCCACCACAAAGCTCCTCCCTGGGCTTCAGCAGTACTGGCGGCTCCCTCGGCGTAGGCCTGGGCTCTGCTCTTGGAGGCTTCGGCTCTTCTG taTCCAGCTCTACCAGTAGCAGTGTATCTCGCAGGGACTCCCTGCTGGCAAGTTCTGATCTATACAAACGCGGCGGCAGCAGTTTAACTCCCATTGGCCAACCCTTTTACAACAGCCTTGGTTACTCCTCTTCACCCAGCCCCATTGGCCTCACACCAGGTCACTCTCCACTCACTCCTCCACCTTCTCTGCCCTCCTCTCATGGATCCTCTTCCAGCCTTCACCTAG GTGGCCTCACCAATGGCAGCGGGCGTTACATTTCTGCAGCGCCTGGAGCTGAGGCCAAGTACCGGAGCGCCGGAGGGACTTCCAGTCTTTTCAATTCCAGCAGCCAGCTGTTCCCTCCGTCTCGGCCCCGCTACAGTCGCTCTGATGTCATGCCGTCCGGACGCAGCCGCCTACTAGAAGACTTCAGGAACAACCGCTTCCCAAACCTCCAACTCCGGGACTTGCCGGGACACATGGTGGAGTTCTCTCAAGACCAGCATGGATCCAG ATTTATCCAGCAGAAGCTAGAGAGGGCCACTCCAGCTGAGAGACAGATGGTGTTTGGAGAGATTCTGCAAGCAGCATACCAACTGATGACTGATGTATTTGGGAACTATGTCATCCAAAAGTTCTTTGAG TTTGGAAGTATAGACCAGAAGCTGGCATTGGCAACACGTATCCGTGGACACGTCCTTCCCCTGGCTTTGCAGATGTATGGTTGCAGGGTTATTCAGAAAGCTCTGGAGTCCATTTCCTCAGACCAGCAGGTAATT AGTGACATTGTCCGTGAACTGGACGGCCATGTGTTGAAGTGTGTCAAGGACCAGAATGGCAATCACGTGGTGCAGAAGTGTATCGAGTGTGTCCAACCTCAGGCCCTACAGTTCATTATTGATGCCTTCCAAGGACAG GTGTTTGTGCTCTCCACACACCCCTATGGCTGCAGAGTTATCCAAAGGATTTTGGAGCACTGCACCCAGGAGCAGACTCTGCCCATCCTGGAGGAGCTGCATCAGCACTCTGAACAGCTGGGCCAG GATCAATATGGTAACTACGTCATTCAGCATGTTTTGGAGCACGGCAGACCAGAAGATAAGAGCAAGATAGTTGCAGAGGTTCGTGGAAAGGTTCTTGTCCTCAGCCAACACAAATTTGCAAG taATGTTGTGGAGAAGTGTGTGATCCACTCTTCGCGCGCAGAGAGAGCACTGCTGATAGATGAAGTGTGCTGCCAGAAAGACGGGCCCCACAGCGCTCTGTACACCATGATGAAGGACCAGTACGCCAACTATGTTGTCCAAAGAATGATTGACATGGCAGAACCTGCTCAGCGCAAAATCATCATGCACAAG ATCCGGCCTCACATTGCCACTTTACGTAAGTACACCTACGGGAAGCACATTCTGGCCAAGCTGGAGAAGTACTACATGAAGAGCGGATCTGAACTGGGTCCCATCGGTGGCCCCCCGAATGGCCTCATGTAG
- the pum2 gene encoding pumilio homolog 2 isoform X13, with amino-acid sequence MSVPCSILGMNDVAWQETRGGMLHANGAPETGGVRVHVGGPLATVVGAGQAGVPHLQGMDRIANPTPGTPQPPLSGRSQDDATVGYFFQRQPGEQLGSCTPSKHRWPTGDANHVDQVRAVDEMNYDFQALALESRGMGELLPAKKLWDSDELAKDGRKGMLLGEEWRDNAWGSSPFHSDHSVSQPIMVQRRPGQTFHGNGDANSVLSPRSEGGGLGVSMVEYVLSSSPGDKMDGRYRNGGYGGGDVDQDGRDTIDVQEKVSPFEEDKSPEKKVGDENDPAKANGRGLLNGMDRDCKDFNPTPGSRQASPTEAVERMGPSQTGLEMMGQHHPHVLQQHNHAQNKAPEDFHNQEAQNMGGMEQQAGVESLQFDYAGNQIQVDSSGTPLGLFDYNSQQQLFQRSNTLTVQQLTAAQQQQYALAAAQQQHLAGLAPAFVPNPYIINAGPPGTDPYTAAGLAAAATLAGPTVVPPQYYGVPWGVYPANLFQQQAASTANHSANQQASNQGPGPGQQQVMRTGNNQRPLTPGQGQQSQQESLAAAAAANPALAYAGMSGYQVLAPAAYYDQTGALVMGPGARAGLGGPVRLVQTPLLINPAAAQAAAAVSASGSGNNMSGPPGNGLYRSMPQPQPQQQQQQAPPQSSGLPSSSFYGSGSVPNTSQSSSLFSHTSAAPPPQSSSLGFSSTGGSLGVGLGSALGGFGSSVSSSTSSSVSRRDSLLASSDLYKRGGSSLTPIGQPFYNSLGYSSSPSPIGLTPGHSPLTPPPSLPSSHGSSSSLHLGGLTNGSGRYISAAPGAEAKYRSAGGTSSLFNSSSQLFPPSRPRYSRSDVMPSGRSRLLEDFRNNRFPNLQLRDLPGHMVEFSQDQHGSRFIQQKLERATPAERQMVFGEILQAAYQLMTDVFGNYVIQKFFEFGSIDQKLALATRIRGHVLPLALQMYGCRVIQKALESISSDQQSDIVRELDGHVLKCVKDQNGNHVVQKCIECVQPQALQFIIDAFQGQVFVLSTHPYGCRVIQRILEHCTQEQTLPILEELHQHSEQLGQDQYGNYVIQHVLEHGRPEDKSKIVAEVRGKVLVLSQHKFASNVVEKCVIHSSRAERALLIDEVCCQKDGPHSALYTMMKDQYANYVVQRMIDMAEPAQRKIIMHKIRPHIATLRKYTYGKHILAKLEKYYMKSGSELGPIGGPPNGLM; translated from the exons ATGAGCGTTCCATGCAGCATCCTAGGTATGAATGACGTGGCCTGGCAGGAGACGAGAGGTGGGATGCTGCATGCAAATGGCGCTCCTGAGACTGGAGGTGTCAGAGTTCATGTTGGAGGGCCCCTAGCCACAGTTGTGGGAGCTGGACAAGCTGGAGTCCCACATTTACAGGGCATGGACAGGATTGCTAACCCCACCCCAGGTACCCCGCAGCCTCCACTGAGTGGACGATCTCAGGATGATGCCACAGTTGGATACTTCTTTCAGAGGCAGCCCGGAGAGCAGCTTGGAAGTTGCACACCCAGCAAGCATCGCTGGCCAACTGGTGATGCCAATCATGTTGATCAG GTCCGTGCTGTGGATGAAATGAACTATGACTTCCAAGCTCTTGCTTTGGAGTCGAGGGGCATGGGAGAG CTTCTGCCAGCAAAAAAGCTCTGGGATTCTGATGAGCTGGCCAAGGATGGAAGGAAAGGGATGCTTCTTGGAGAGGAGTGGAGGGACAATGCATGGGGATCATCTC CTTTTCATTCAGATCATTCAGTGTCTCAGCCAATCATGGTGCAGCGGCGACCAGGCCAGACTTTCCATGGCAATGGTGATGCCAATTCTGTGCTTTCACCTCGCTCAGAAGGTGGAGGCCTGGGGGTGAGCATGGTGGAGTACGTCCTGAGCTCTTCTCCTGGTGACAAGATGGATGGTCGCTACAGGAATGGTGGCTAT GGTGGAGGAGATGTTGACCAAGATGGTAGAGACACGATTGATGTCCAAGAGAAAGTGTCCCCCTTTGAAGAGGACAAGAGCCCAGAGAAGAAGGTGGGAGATGAGAATGATCCTGCTAAAGCCAACGGAAGAGGTCTACTGAACGGCATGGACAGAGACTGCAAAGATTTCAA TCCAACCCCTGGAAGCCGCCAAGCTTCTCCCACTGAGGCTGTGGAGAGAATGGGTCCCAGTCAGACAGGGTTGGAGATGATGGGACAGCACCACCCACATGTCCTTCAACAACACAACCACGCCCAAAACAAGGCACCTGAGGACTTCCATAACCAGGAGGCTCAGAACATGGGAGGTATGGAGCAGCAAGCCGGTGTGGAGTCCCTTCAGTTTGACTATGCTGGGAACCAGATTCAGGTAGACTCCTCAGGGACACCACTAGGATTGTTTGACTACAACTCACAGCAGCAG TTGTTCCAGAGATCTAATACCCTGACTGTTCAACAGCTCACTGCAGCTCAGCAACAACAATATGCCCTGGCTGCAGCCCAGCAGCAGCATCTCG CTGGCCTTGCTCCTGCCTTTGTGCCAAACCCTTACATCATTAATGCTGGCCCCCCTGGAACCGATCCCTACACTGCCGCTGGGCTGGCAGCAGCAGCCACGCTTGCAG GCCCTACAGTGGTTCCACCACAGTACTATGGTGTTCCTTGGGGTGTTTACCCGGCCAACCTTTTTCAACAACAGGCTGCATCAACTGCAAATCACTCAGCTAATCAGCAAGCATCCAATCAGGGGCCAGGGCCAGGCCAACAACAG GTGATGCGCACAGGAAACAACCAGCGACCTCTTACACCTGGGCAAGGCCAACAGAGCCAGCAGGAATCgctagctgcagcagctgctgcaaacCCTGCATTGGCATACGCAGGAATGTCTG GTTATCAAGTGTTGGCCCCTGCAGCCTATTATGACCAGACTGGGGCCCTGGTGATGGGCCCTGGTGCCCGTGCTGGTCTTGGTGGGCCAGTTCGTCTAGTCCAGACCCCTCTACTCATCAACCCTGCAGCAGCACAAGCTG CAGCTGCGGTGTCAGCATCTGGCTCCGGTAACAATATGTCTGGTCCTCCAGGCAACGGGCTGTACCGCTCCATGCCTCAACCTCaaccgcagcagcagcagcagcaggctccCCCACAGAGCAGCGGCCTGCCTTCTAGCTCATTTTACGGCTCTGGATCAGTCCCTAACACTTCTCAGAGCAGCTCCCTGTTCTCACACACCTCTGCTGCGCCGCCACCACAAAGCTCCTCCCTGGGCTTCAGCAGTACTGGCGGCTCCCTCGGCGTAGGCCTGGGCTCTGCTCTTGGAGGCTTCGGCTCTTCTG taTCCAGCTCTACCAGTAGCAGTGTATCTCGCAGGGACTCCCTGCTGGCAAGTTCTGATCTATACAAACGCGGCGGCAGCAGTTTAACTCCCATTGGCCAACCCTTTTACAACAGCCTTGGTTACTCCTCTTCACCCAGCCCCATTGGCCTCACACCAGGTCACTCTCCACTCACTCCTCCACCTTCTCTGCCCTCCTCTCATGGATCCTCTTCCAGCCTTCACCTAG GTGGCCTCACCAATGGCAGCGGGCGTTACATTTCTGCAGCGCCTGGAGCTGAGGCCAAGTACCGGAGCGCCGGAGGGACTTCCAGTCTTTTCAATTCCAGCAGCCAGCTGTTCCCTCCGTCTCGGCCCCGCTACAGTCGCTCTGATGTCATGCCGTCCGGACGCAGCCGCCTACTAGAAGACTTCAGGAACAACCGCTTCCCAAACCTCCAACTCCGGGACTTGCCGGGACACATGGTGGAGTTCTCTCAAGACCAGCATGGATCCAG ATTTATCCAGCAGAAGCTAGAGAGGGCCACTCCAGCTGAGAGACAGATGGTGTTTGGAGAGATTCTGCAAGCAGCATACCAACTGATGACTGATGTATTTGGGAACTATGTCATCCAAAAGTTCTTTGAG TTTGGAAGTATAGACCAGAAGCTGGCATTGGCAACACGTATCCGTGGACACGTCCTTCCCCTGGCTTTGCAGATGTATGGTTGCAGGGTTATTCAGAAAGCTCTGGAGTCCATTTCCTCAGACCAGCAG AGTGACATTGTCCGTGAACTGGACGGCCATGTGTTGAAGTGTGTCAAGGACCAGAATGGCAATCACGTGGTGCAGAAGTGTATCGAGTGTGTCCAACCTCAGGCCCTACAGTTCATTATTGATGCCTTCCAAGGACAG GTGTTTGTGCTCTCCACACACCCCTATGGCTGCAGAGTTATCCAAAGGATTTTGGAGCACTGCACCCAGGAGCAGACTCTGCCCATCCTGGAGGAGCTGCATCAGCACTCTGAACAGCTGGGCCAG GATCAATATGGTAACTACGTCATTCAGCATGTTTTGGAGCACGGCAGACCAGAAGATAAGAGCAAGATAGTTGCAGAGGTTCGTGGAAAGGTTCTTGTCCTCAGCCAACACAAATTTGCAAG taATGTTGTGGAGAAGTGTGTGATCCACTCTTCGCGCGCAGAGAGAGCACTGCTGATAGATGAAGTGTGCTGCCAGAAAGACGGGCCCCACAGCGCTCTGTACACCATGATGAAGGACCAGTACGCCAACTATGTTGTCCAAAGAATGATTGACATGGCAGAACCTGCTCAGCGCAAAATCATCATGCACAAG ATCCGGCCTCACATTGCCACTTTACGTAAGTACACCTACGGGAAGCACATTCTGGCCAAGCTGGAGAAGTACTACATGAAGAGCGGATCTGAACTGGGTCCCATCGGTGGCCCCCCGAATGGCCTCATGTAG